One Deltaproteobacteria bacterium DNA segment encodes these proteins:
- a CDS encoding SDR family oxidoreductase, with translation MRVLVTGGAGFIGSHLCERLLNEGHDVLCLDNFFTGSKENITHLMDNHNFELIRHDIIEPILLEVDRIYNLACPASPVHYQYNPVKTTKTSVMGTINMLGLAKRVSARILQASTSEVYGDPKVHPQKEEYWGNVNCIGPRSCYDEGKRVAETLMVDYYRQNRVDIKIVRIFNTYGPRMAENDGRVVSNFIMQALRGENITIYGDGTQTRSFCYVDDLVEGMMKMMECQDFTGPVNLGNPDEFTMIELADEVKRITGSKSKLIYKPLPQDDPTQRQPDISLAMDKLAWKPEIKLKKGLEKTVDYFSERLET, from the coding sequence TTGAGAGTTCTCGTTACGGGAGGCGCCGGATTTATAGGAAGCCATCTTTGCGAAAGATTGCTTAATGAAGGGCATGATGTTCTTTGTCTCGATAATTTTTTTACCGGTTCAAAGGAAAATATTACTCACCTTATGGATAACCATAATTTCGAACTCATCAGGCATGACATTATCGAGCCCATTCTCCTCGAAGTGGATCGGATCTATAACCTTGCCTGCCCTGCATCACCTGTTCATTACCAGTATAATCCGGTAAAAACGACTAAAACCTCCGTCATGGGTACCATCAATATGCTGGGCCTTGCAAAAAGAGTAAGCGCAAGAATATTACAGGCTTCAACATCAGAGGTCTATGGAGACCCTAAAGTGCATCCTCAAAAGGAAGAGTATTGGGGAAATGTGAATTGCATAGGGCCAAGAAGCTGTTATGATGAAGGCAAGCGGGTGGCTGAAACCCTTATGGTTGACTATTACAGGCAGAACAGGGTAGACATAAAGATTGTCAGAATTTTTAATACTTATGGCCCCAGAATGGCAGAGAATGATGGCCGGGTCGTTTCTAATTTTATAATGCAGGCGCTTAGAGGTGAGAATATTACTATCTATGGTGATGGTACGCAGACAAGGTCTTTTTGTTATGTTGATGATCTTGTTGAAGGAATGATGAAGATGATGGAATGCCAGGATTTTACAGGGCCTGTTAACCTGGGAAACCCTGATGAATTTACCATGATCGAACTTGCAGATGAGGTGAAGAGAATAACGGGATCAAAGTCGAAGTTAATATATAAACCCTTGCCCCAGGATGATCCGACGCAGCGGCAGCCCGATATTTCACTTGCCATGGATAAGCTCGCCTGGAAACCTGAAATCAAGCTGAAAAAGGGGCTTGAAAAGACTGTTGATTACTTTTCTGAGAGGTTAGAGACCTGA